A single genomic interval of Aureliella helgolandensis harbors:
- a CDS encoding RNA polymerase sigma factor: MTHPDHPTLSSHLLDEVQRMDAVAWGRLVSTYGPIVYRWCRTSGVPEGEASDVVQEVFAAVARGVSGFQREKKEGSFRSWLATITRNKVRDYFRRQAKGLVAVGGTTAMLKLEQCPEDLGSTIDPAAAESPVVQSVLRQVQAEFEPQTWKAFWQSAIDGKSAAEVAEGLGVSVASVYQAKSRVLRRLRKSLAELPQ; the protein is encoded by the coding sequence ATGACGCATCCAGATCATCCGACGCTATCCTCCCATTTGCTAGACGAAGTCCAGCGTATGGATGCCGTAGCTTGGGGGCGACTGGTCAGTACGTATGGTCCAATTGTGTATCGCTGGTGCCGCACGTCTGGAGTGCCTGAGGGCGAAGCATCGGACGTCGTGCAGGAGGTTTTTGCGGCGGTGGCGCGAGGTGTCAGCGGATTTCAACGCGAGAAAAAGGAGGGAAGTTTCAGGTCTTGGTTGGCGACGATTACACGCAATAAAGTGCGCGATTACTTCCGCCGACAAGCCAAGGGACTGGTCGCAGTCGGCGGCACCACCGCCATGCTCAAACTGGAGCAGTGCCCCGAGGATTTGGGCAGCACTATTGATCCGGCCGCCGCAGAGTCTCCGGTGGTGCAGTCGGTGTTGCGGCAGGTGCAGGCTGAGTTTGAACCGCAGACTTGGAAGGCGTTCTGGCAGAGTGCGATTGACGGCAAGTCGGCGGCCGAAGTTGCCGAAGGCTTGGGGGTGAGCGTTGCCAGTGTCTATCAAGCGAAATCACGCGTGCTCAGGCGACTGCGAAAGTCGCTGGCAGAGTTGCCTCAATAG
- a CDS encoding protein kinase domain-containing protein, which produces MMTATVCPNAAELQALSTGQLEEKQSQALFDHIQACDHCRTELETLEDSADSLIASLRGQNDFQELEQDPGCQLAVAKALGALVQAAQSPTATEFPDFPRQLGEYEIVRPLGRGGMGCVYLAQHTKLGRLVALKVLQSHRLADVRMRERFENEMRAVGRLSHPNVVTAHDAREVDGMAVLVTEYIDGFDLGQLSGLVGPLPIADACEIVRRVAVALEYTHQQGFVHRDIKPSNIMLSRQGEVKLLDLGLARLQFGDGQRAEMTGTGQTMGTADYIAPEQVTDSRHVDIRADIYALGCTLFKLLTGSAPFADEHHPTAFAKMTAHVSTLPPSLKNSLDGAPHSLAKLVDTMLGKSPASRPQKPLLVANVLKPLALGHDLPKLIQQAEEQPQTTRATVSSPSRSAVETQPLLFRRIPVWCAVAAGFSSFVLGVCLGVLITIRYPDGTESTFEVPSGSQVTQTYVPDGTTAARASSGSPESPQPPAATPPPLTTHEALDVDVQETMDVDIVEPITHFAPRIVFPAGYPEPLRFAILVTELDDENLERAQAKLANSEDMIVPTQWGVWYPVLDDISVSISSSKNGVAYALTSATPADHIAWGNIAGHISVMTKESRDKARGTQLDLQFTPPLSKEFERVTGNNLSKNLAIIINGVIASSPRIRGKLSTHASLTGKFPPEEIRYFMQSLDGGLVEPLQRPTMASGKDESSSLARYDLKAIGIAFHNFHDVYQKLPGSLNFKEGTLGWRPGTVRPPVSWRVVLLPFIEQNELFEQYRFDEPWDSESNLKLLDKMPEVYRSPRAPKDQAAGETNYQGFVGEHTALGNADGEPFREFLDGTSNTILLVETASSVPWTKPQDIPFSEVKDIESGKWFAGPINVLLADGACLTLEQPLNLSDFAKRITRDGGEFIAGK; this is translated from the coding sequence ATGATGACTGCCACCGTCTGCCCCAATGCTGCCGAGCTGCAGGCTCTGAGCACGGGACAACTCGAAGAGAAACAAAGCCAGGCGTTGTTCGACCACATCCAGGCCTGCGACCATTGCCGAACAGAGCTGGAAACGCTCGAGGATTCCGCCGATTCGCTGATCGCCAGCTTGCGTGGACAGAATGATTTTCAAGAGCTGGAGCAGGACCCCGGGTGCCAATTGGCCGTTGCCAAAGCGCTCGGTGCCCTGGTTCAGGCTGCGCAGAGCCCTACCGCTACGGAATTTCCCGACTTCCCTCGGCAATTGGGGGAGTATGAAATCGTGCGTCCATTAGGGCGTGGAGGTATGGGCTGCGTTTACCTAGCCCAGCACACGAAACTCGGCAGGCTCGTGGCGCTGAAAGTCCTGCAATCCCATCGCTTGGCCGATGTGCGTATGCGCGAGCGATTCGAAAACGAGATGCGAGCTGTCGGACGACTCAGTCATCCGAATGTGGTCACTGCTCACGATGCCCGCGAAGTGGATGGAATGGCGGTCCTCGTTACCGAATACATTGACGGCTTCGACTTGGGGCAGCTTTCCGGACTGGTCGGCCCCCTACCCATTGCGGACGCCTGTGAAATTGTGCGGCGTGTGGCCGTTGCCCTGGAGTACACGCACCAACAGGGCTTTGTGCATCGCGATATCAAGCCATCGAACATCATGCTCAGCCGCCAAGGTGAGGTCAAACTCCTCGATTTGGGGCTGGCCCGCCTGCAGTTCGGCGACGGCCAACGCGCCGAAATGACCGGGACCGGCCAAACCATGGGGACTGCCGACTACATTGCACCAGAGCAGGTTACCGACAGTCGGCACGTCGATATCCGCGCCGACATTTATGCCCTGGGCTGTACGCTGTTCAAGCTGCTCACCGGTTCCGCGCCGTTTGCGGACGAGCACCACCCAACCGCCTTTGCGAAGATGACTGCGCACGTATCCACGCTCCCGCCAAGTTTGAAAAACTCGCTCGACGGAGCACCTCACTCCTTGGCCAAACTGGTCGATACCATGCTCGGCAAGTCCCCCGCGTCCCGCCCTCAAAAGCCCCTACTCGTTGCCAATGTCCTGAAACCACTCGCGCTAGGGCATGATCTTCCCAAGCTGATTCAGCAAGCTGAAGAGCAACCGCAGACCACTCGAGCCACTGTTAGCTCGCCAAGTCGCAGCGCAGTGGAGACACAACCTCTATTATTCAGACGAATTCCCGTGTGGTGCGCCGTTGCCGCTGGCTTCAGCTCGTTTGTTCTGGGAGTGTGCCTCGGAGTTCTAATTACGATTCGCTATCCCGACGGTACGGAATCGACTTTCGAAGTCCCCTCTGGCAGCCAAGTCACACAGACTTACGTACCCGACGGGACAACCGCGGCGCGGGCTAGCTCAGGTTCACCCGAAAGCCCTCAACCGCCAGCCGCTACCCCTCCCCCTCTCACCACACATGAAGCCTTGGATGTTGATGTGCAGGAAACAATGGACGTTGACATCGTCGAGCCCATCACCCACTTTGCACCTCGAATTGTGTTTCCGGCTGGCTACCCAGAACCGCTCCGCTTTGCCATCTTAGTTACCGAGCTCGATGACGAGAATTTGGAACGAGCTCAGGCCAAGCTGGCAAACAGCGAGGATATGATTGTTCCGACGCAGTGGGGAGTTTGGTATCCAGTCCTAGATGACATTTCAGTCTCGATCTCGAGTTCGAAAAACGGAGTGGCCTACGCACTAACCTCGGCTACACCTGCCGACCATATCGCCTGGGGAAATATTGCGGGGCATATTTCAGTAATGACAAAGGAATCGCGTGATAAGGCGCGTGGTACCCAACTTGATCTGCAATTCACCCCTCCCCTGTCGAAAGAATTCGAACGCGTCACCGGTAATAATCTATCCAAGAATTTAGCGATCATTATCAATGGCGTGATTGCCTCGAGCCCAAGAATTCGAGGCAAGCTCTCAACGCATGCTTCCCTCACCGGAAAATTCCCACCTGAGGAAATACGCTACTTCATGCAATCGCTGGACGGCGGATTGGTAGAACCACTCCAACGGCCAACGATGGCTAGCGGCAAGGACGAAAGCAGTTCTCTCGCTAGATACGATCTCAAAGCGATCGGGATCGCCTTCCACAATTTCCATGACGTCTACCAAAAGCTACCAGGCTCACTCAATTTCAAGGAAGGCACCTTGGGATGGCGTCCAGGTACAGTACGGCCACCGGTTAGCTGGCGAGTTGTCCTCTTGCCGTTCATTGAGCAGAATGAGTTGTTTGAGCAATACCGATTTGACGAGCCATGGGATAGCGAAAGCAATCTGAAGCTTCTCGACAAAATGCCCGAAGTCTACCGCAGTCCTCGCGCTCCCAAGGACCAAGCCGCCGGTGAAACGAACTACCAAGGCTTCGTTGGTGAACATACGGCGCTGGGCAATGCGGATGGCGAACCATTTCGAGAATTCCTGGACGGAACGTCTAACACCATACTGCTGGTCGAAACGGCTTCCTCCGTCCCCTGGACCAAGCCGCAAGACATCCCCTTCTCGGAAGTTAAAGATATCGAGTCGGGCAAGTGGTTTGCCGGCCCAATCAACGTCTTGCTT